One Poecilia reticulata strain Guanapo linkage group LG19, Guppy_female_1.0+MT, whole genome shotgun sequence genomic window carries:
- the fgd4a gene encoding FYVE, RhoGEF and PH domain-containing protein 4a isoform X5, translating to MKRRRKYRFWSRKERKGKTPGYQTRSADDEACIAVKIDQSRGCSSPRKASGGSPILQECLNRAIGGAADRRRGGVNGRVPGSRTLLRSKPQVPPKPEHLLSPVSPLQTPPGSVQKSPLRFIMEDGGGKPTPTPRERVKASKVSDLISRFEENRSADNKRDGSALKQTSKVSSCSSALRVCQRADISKIQEKFSCAAAATQDAKRPAANGVLAQMEQDKETEEETHHSVRTETAELVNGDLEKADEVDDHSASQHSDRTGAEDEDTEKTAETLQKSEEGHSEQKETNEQKLFKIASELLHTEKAYVARLNLLDQVFCTRMMEEANKGTFPLDVVKNIFSNISSIHAFHSQFLLPDLEKRMGEWASTPRIGDILQKLTPFLKMYAEYVKNFDKAMELLKQWTDRSPPFKAIIQEIQSQEICGSLTLQHHMLEPVQRVPRYEMLLKDYLKKLPQNDPDRSDAEKSLEIIATAATHSNSAIRKSENLKKLMEIYEMLGEEEDIVHPSNEFIKEGHIMKLAARNTSTMDRYLYLFNNMLLYCVPKFSLGGPKYTVRTRIGIDGMKVRETSNEDHPHTFQVSGKERTLELQASSEQDKAGWIKAFQETIDIFQQKNESFKNALKDVEEVSKAELGKRAPRWIRDNEVTMCMKCREPFNAITRRRHHCRACGYVVCWKCSDNKVHLEYDNHKMNKVCKDCYSMLTGEGVTEGRRKGILEIEAAQFTDSSIMCGFLQHSEKGGKLWQRVWCVIPEKECLVLYLYGAQQDVKALCTIPLLGYTVEDADTPASFRLSQSKFVHTFAAESEELKQRWLKVIRAAVTGEVPARPETNGGENGGAQEANPDDP from the exons AAAGGAAAGGCAAAACTCCAGGCTACCAGACCAGAAGCGCTGATGATGAGGCCTGCATAGCGGTGAAAATCGACCAGTCCAGAG GCTGCAGCTCGCCGAGGAAAGCCAGCGGCGGCTCGCCCATCCTGCAGGAGTGTCTGAATCGGGCGATTGGGGGGGCAGCTGacaggaggaggggaggggtcAATGGAAGAGTACCTGGAAGCAGGACTCTGCTACGGTCTAAACCACAAG tgCCGCCAAAGCCGGAGCACCTGCTGAGTCCAGTGTCTCCTCTGCAGACGCCGCCGGGCAGCGTCCAGAAATCCCCGCTGAGATTCATCATGGAGGACGGAGGAGGAAAGCCGACCCCCACGCCGCGCGAAAGGGTCAAAGCGTCCAAGGTGTCGGACCTGATCAGCCGCTTTGAGGAGAACCG CAGCGCAGACAACAAGAGAGACGGCTCGGCGCTCAAACAGACCAGCAAGGTGTCCAGCTGCAGCTCGGCTCTCCGCGTCTGCCAGCGGGCCGACATCAGCAAGATTCAGGAGAAGTTCTCGTGCGCGGCGGCCGCGACGCAGGATGCCAAGAGGCCAGCGGCTAACGGGGTGCTAGCACAGATGGAGCAGGACaaggagacggaggaggagacGCACCACAGCGTGAGGACAGAGACTGCTGAGCTCGTAAACGGAGATTTGGAAAAAGCAGATGAGGTGGACGATCATTCAGCTTCACAGCACTCGGACAGGACCGGTGCTGAGGATGAGGACAcggagaaaacagcagaaactctGCAGAAGAGTGAAGAGGGACACTCTGAGCAAAAG GAGACGAACGAGCAGAAGCTGTTTAAGATCGCCAGCGAGCTGCTGCACACGGAGAAGGCGTACGTGGCCCGACTCAACCTGCTGGACCAG GTGTTCTGCACCAGGATGATGGAGGAGGCGAATAAAGGCACGTTCCCTCTGGATGTGGTGAAGAACATCTTCTCCAACATCAGCTCCATCCACGCCTTCCACAGCCAGTTTCTGCTTCCTGACCTGGAGAAACGCATGGGGGAATG GGCGTCCACACCGCGGATCGGCGACATCCTGCAGAAACTCACCCCCTTCCTCAAAATGTACGCCGAGTACGTGAAGAACTTCGACAAAGCCATGGAGCTGCTGAAGCAGTGGACCGACCGCTCGCCGCCGTTCAAGGCCATCATTCAGGAGATTCAG AGTCAGGAGATCTGCGGCAGCCTGACGCTGCAGCATCACATGTTGGAGCCGGTGCAGAGAGTTCCCCGATACGAGATGCTGCTGAAGGACTACCTGAAGAAGCTTCCTCAGAACGACCCGGACCGCAGCGACGCAGAGA AATCATTAGAAATCATCGCCACAGCAGCCACCCACTCCAACAGCGCCATCAGAAAATCT GAAAACCTGAAGAAGCTGATGGAGATTTACGAGATGCTGGGAGAAGAGGAGGACATCGTTCATCCGTCCAACGAATTCATCAAGGAGGGCCACATCATGAAGCTGGCAGCCAGGAACACCTCCACCATGGACAGATACCTGTACCTG TTCAACAACATGCTGTTGTACTGCGTGCCCAAGTTCAGCCTGGGCGGACCCAAATACACGGTGCGGACCCGGATCGGGATCGACGGCATGAAGGTTCGGGAAACGAGCAACGAGGATCATCCTCACACCTTCCAGGTGTCGGGCAAAGAGCGGACGCTGGAGCTCCAGGCCAG CTCAGAGCAAGACAAGGCAGGATGGATCAAg GCTTTCCAGGAGACCATAGACATCTTCCAGCAGAAGAACGAGTCATTCAAGAACGCTCTGAAGGACGTGGAGGAGGTTTCG AAAGCTGAGCTGGGGAAGCGGGCCCCGCGCTGGATTCGTGACAATGAAGTGACGATGTGCATGAAGTGCAGGGAGCCTTTCAACGCCATCACACGGCGGCGGCATCACTGCAGAGCCTGCGGATAT GTGGTTTGCTGGAAATGCTCAGACAACAAGGTACACCTCGAATACGACAACCACAAGATGAACAAAGTCTGCAAAGACTGCTACTCCATGCTGACCGGGGAAGGGGTCACCGAGGGCCGAAGGAAGGGCATCCTGGAG ATCGAGGCGGCTCAGTTCACAGACAGCAGCATCATGTGTGGCTTCCTGCAGCACTCTGAGAAAGGAGGCAAGCTGTGGCAGCGGGTCTGGTGTGTGATCCCAGAGAAAGAGTGTCTGGTGCTCTACCTCTACGGAGCTCAACAG GACGTGAAGGCCCTGTGCACCATCCCGCTGCTGGGCTACACGGTGGAGGACGCGGACACGCCGGCCAGCTTCCGCCTGTCCCAGTCCAAGTTTGTCCACACCTTTGCTGCTGAGAGCGAGGAGCTGAAGCAGCGCTGGCTGAAGGTCATCCGAGCGGCGGTGACCGGAGAGGTGCCGGCGCGGCCCGAAACCAACGGCGGCGAGAACGGCGGCGCGCAGGAAGCTAATCCTGACGACCCCTAG
- the fgd4a gene encoding FYVE, RhoGEF and PH domain-containing protein 4a isoform X7, with the protein MIERAMDEGKMESFNRVAFRRKQRSLDSGHRRATERKGKTPGYQTRSADDEACIAVKIDQSRVPPKPEHLLSPVSPLQTPPGSVQKSPLRFIMEDGGGKPTPTPRERVKASKVSDLISRFEENRSADNKRDGSALKQTSKVSSCSSALRVCQRADISKIQEKFSCAAAATQDAKRPAANGVLAQMEQDKETEEETHHSVRTETAELVNGDLEKADEVDDHSASQHSDRTGAEDEDTEKTAETLQKSEEGHSEQKETNEQKLFKIASELLHTEKAYVARLNLLDQVFCTRMMEEANKGTFPLDVVKNIFSNISSIHAFHSQFLLPDLEKRMGEWASTPRIGDILQKLTPFLKMYAEYVKNFDKAMELLKQWTDRSPPFKAIIQEIQSQEICGSLTLQHHMLEPVQRVPRYEMLLKDYLKKLPQNDPDRSDAEKSLEIIATAATHSNSAIRKSENLKKLMEIYEMLGEEEDIVHPSNEFIKEGHIMKLAARNTSTMDRYLYLFNNMLLYCVPKFSLGGPKYTVRTRIGIDGMKVRETSNEDHPHTFQVSGKERTLELQASSEQDKAGWIKAFQETIDIFQQKNESFKNALKDVEEVSKAELGKRAPRWIRDNEVTMCMKCREPFNAITRRRHHCRACGYVVCWKCSDNKVHLEYDNHKMNKVCKDCYSMLTGEGVTEGRRKGILEIEAAQFTDSSIMCGFLQHSEKGGKLWQRVWCVIPEKECLVLYLYGAQQDVKALCTIPLLGYTVEDADTPASFRLSQSKFVHTFAAESEELKQRWLKVIRAAVTGEVPARPETNGGENGGAQEANPDDP; encoded by the exons AAAGGAAAGGCAAAACTCCAGGCTACCAGACCAGAAGCGCTGATGATGAGGCCTGCATAGCGGTGAAAATCGACCAGTCCAGAG tgCCGCCAAAGCCGGAGCACCTGCTGAGTCCAGTGTCTCCTCTGCAGACGCCGCCGGGCAGCGTCCAGAAATCCCCGCTGAGATTCATCATGGAGGACGGAGGAGGAAAGCCGACCCCCACGCCGCGCGAAAGGGTCAAAGCGTCCAAGGTGTCGGACCTGATCAGCCGCTTTGAGGAGAACCG CAGCGCAGACAACAAGAGAGACGGCTCGGCGCTCAAACAGACCAGCAAGGTGTCCAGCTGCAGCTCGGCTCTCCGCGTCTGCCAGCGGGCCGACATCAGCAAGATTCAGGAGAAGTTCTCGTGCGCGGCGGCCGCGACGCAGGATGCCAAGAGGCCAGCGGCTAACGGGGTGCTAGCACAGATGGAGCAGGACaaggagacggaggaggagacGCACCACAGCGTGAGGACAGAGACTGCTGAGCTCGTAAACGGAGATTTGGAAAAAGCAGATGAGGTGGACGATCATTCAGCTTCACAGCACTCGGACAGGACCGGTGCTGAGGATGAGGACAcggagaaaacagcagaaactctGCAGAAGAGTGAAGAGGGACACTCTGAGCAAAAG GAGACGAACGAGCAGAAGCTGTTTAAGATCGCCAGCGAGCTGCTGCACACGGAGAAGGCGTACGTGGCCCGACTCAACCTGCTGGACCAG GTGTTCTGCACCAGGATGATGGAGGAGGCGAATAAAGGCACGTTCCCTCTGGATGTGGTGAAGAACATCTTCTCCAACATCAGCTCCATCCACGCCTTCCACAGCCAGTTTCTGCTTCCTGACCTGGAGAAACGCATGGGGGAATG GGCGTCCACACCGCGGATCGGCGACATCCTGCAGAAACTCACCCCCTTCCTCAAAATGTACGCCGAGTACGTGAAGAACTTCGACAAAGCCATGGAGCTGCTGAAGCAGTGGACCGACCGCTCGCCGCCGTTCAAGGCCATCATTCAGGAGATTCAG AGTCAGGAGATCTGCGGCAGCCTGACGCTGCAGCATCACATGTTGGAGCCGGTGCAGAGAGTTCCCCGATACGAGATGCTGCTGAAGGACTACCTGAAGAAGCTTCCTCAGAACGACCCGGACCGCAGCGACGCAGAGA AATCATTAGAAATCATCGCCACAGCAGCCACCCACTCCAACAGCGCCATCAGAAAATCT GAAAACCTGAAGAAGCTGATGGAGATTTACGAGATGCTGGGAGAAGAGGAGGACATCGTTCATCCGTCCAACGAATTCATCAAGGAGGGCCACATCATGAAGCTGGCAGCCAGGAACACCTCCACCATGGACAGATACCTGTACCTG TTCAACAACATGCTGTTGTACTGCGTGCCCAAGTTCAGCCTGGGCGGACCCAAATACACGGTGCGGACCCGGATCGGGATCGACGGCATGAAGGTTCGGGAAACGAGCAACGAGGATCATCCTCACACCTTCCAGGTGTCGGGCAAAGAGCGGACGCTGGAGCTCCAGGCCAG CTCAGAGCAAGACAAGGCAGGATGGATCAAg GCTTTCCAGGAGACCATAGACATCTTCCAGCAGAAGAACGAGTCATTCAAGAACGCTCTGAAGGACGTGGAGGAGGTTTCG AAAGCTGAGCTGGGGAAGCGGGCCCCGCGCTGGATTCGTGACAATGAAGTGACGATGTGCATGAAGTGCAGGGAGCCTTTCAACGCCATCACACGGCGGCGGCATCACTGCAGAGCCTGCGGATAT GTGGTTTGCTGGAAATGCTCAGACAACAAGGTACACCTCGAATACGACAACCACAAGATGAACAAAGTCTGCAAAGACTGCTACTCCATGCTGACCGGGGAAGGGGTCACCGAGGGCCGAAGGAAGGGCATCCTGGAG ATCGAGGCGGCTCAGTTCACAGACAGCAGCATCATGTGTGGCTTCCTGCAGCACTCTGAGAAAGGAGGCAAGCTGTGGCAGCGGGTCTGGTGTGTGATCCCAGAGAAAGAGTGTCTGGTGCTCTACCTCTACGGAGCTCAACAG GACGTGAAGGCCCTGTGCACCATCCCGCTGCTGGGCTACACGGTGGAGGACGCGGACACGCCGGCCAGCTTCCGCCTGTCCCAGTCCAAGTTTGTCCACACCTTTGCTGCTGAGAGCGAGGAGCTGAAGCAGCGCTGGCTGAAGGTCATCCGAGCGGCGGTGACCGGAGAGGTGCCGGCGCGGCCCGAAACCAACGGCGGCGAGAACGGCGGCGCGCAGGAAGCTAATCCTGACGACCCCTAG
- the fgd4a gene encoding FYVE, RhoGEF and PH domain-containing protein 4a isoform X2 has product MIERAMDEGKMESFNRVAFRRKQRSLDSGHRRATERKGKTPGYQTRSADDEACIAVKIDQSRGCSSPRKASGGSPILQECLNRAIGGAADRRRGGVNGRVPGSRTLLRSKPQVPPKPEHLLSPVSPLQTPPGSVQKSPLRFIMEDGGGKPTPTPRERVKASKVSDLISRFEENRADNKRDGSALKQTSKVSSCSSALRVCQRADISKIQEKFSCAAAATQDAKRPAANGVLAQMEQDKETEEETHHSVRTETAELVNGDLEKADEVDDHSASQHSDRTGAEDEDTEKTAETLQKSEEGHSEQKETNEQKLFKIASELLHTEKAYVARLNLLDQVFCTRMMEEANKGTFPLDVVKNIFSNISSIHAFHSQFLLPDLEKRMGEWASTPRIGDILQKLTPFLKMYAEYVKNFDKAMELLKQWTDRSPPFKAIIQEIQSQEICGSLTLQHHMLEPVQRVPRYEMLLKDYLKKLPQNDPDRSDAEKSLEIIATAATHSNSAIRKSENLKKLMEIYEMLGEEEDIVHPSNEFIKEGHIMKLAARNTSTMDRYLYLFNNMLLYCVPKFSLGGPKYTVRTRIGIDGMKVRETSNEDHPHTFQVSGKERTLELQASSEQDKAGWIKAFQETIDIFQQKNESFKNALKDVEEVSKAELGKRAPRWIRDNEVTMCMKCREPFNAITRRRHHCRACGYVVCWKCSDNKVHLEYDNHKMNKVCKDCYSMLTGEGVTEGRRKGILEIEAAQFTDSSIMCGFLQHSEKGGKLWQRVWCVIPEKECLVLYLYGAQQDVKALCTIPLLGYTVEDADTPASFRLSQSKFVHTFAAESEELKQRWLKVIRAAVTGEVPARPETNGGENGGAQEANPDDP; this is encoded by the exons AAAGGAAAGGCAAAACTCCAGGCTACCAGACCAGAAGCGCTGATGATGAGGCCTGCATAGCGGTGAAAATCGACCAGTCCAGAG GCTGCAGCTCGCCGAGGAAAGCCAGCGGCGGCTCGCCCATCCTGCAGGAGTGTCTGAATCGGGCGATTGGGGGGGCAGCTGacaggaggaggggaggggtcAATGGAAGAGTACCTGGAAGCAGGACTCTGCTACGGTCTAAACCACAAG tgCCGCCAAAGCCGGAGCACCTGCTGAGTCCAGTGTCTCCTCTGCAGACGCCGCCGGGCAGCGTCCAGAAATCCCCGCTGAGATTCATCATGGAGGACGGAGGAGGAAAGCCGACCCCCACGCCGCGCGAAAGGGTCAAAGCGTCCAAGGTGTCGGACCTGATCAGCCGCTTTGAGGAGAACCG CGCAGACAACAAGAGAGACGGCTCGGCGCTCAAACAGACCAGCAAGGTGTCCAGCTGCAGCTCGGCTCTCCGCGTCTGCCAGCGGGCCGACATCAGCAAGATTCAGGAGAAGTTCTCGTGCGCGGCGGCCGCGACGCAGGATGCCAAGAGGCCAGCGGCTAACGGGGTGCTAGCACAGATGGAGCAGGACaaggagacggaggaggagacGCACCACAGCGTGAGGACAGAGACTGCTGAGCTCGTAAACGGAGATTTGGAAAAAGCAGATGAGGTGGACGATCATTCAGCTTCACAGCACTCGGACAGGACCGGTGCTGAGGATGAGGACAcggagaaaacagcagaaactctGCAGAAGAGTGAAGAGGGACACTCTGAGCAAAAG GAGACGAACGAGCAGAAGCTGTTTAAGATCGCCAGCGAGCTGCTGCACACGGAGAAGGCGTACGTGGCCCGACTCAACCTGCTGGACCAG GTGTTCTGCACCAGGATGATGGAGGAGGCGAATAAAGGCACGTTCCCTCTGGATGTGGTGAAGAACATCTTCTCCAACATCAGCTCCATCCACGCCTTCCACAGCCAGTTTCTGCTTCCTGACCTGGAGAAACGCATGGGGGAATG GGCGTCCACACCGCGGATCGGCGACATCCTGCAGAAACTCACCCCCTTCCTCAAAATGTACGCCGAGTACGTGAAGAACTTCGACAAAGCCATGGAGCTGCTGAAGCAGTGGACCGACCGCTCGCCGCCGTTCAAGGCCATCATTCAGGAGATTCAG AGTCAGGAGATCTGCGGCAGCCTGACGCTGCAGCATCACATGTTGGAGCCGGTGCAGAGAGTTCCCCGATACGAGATGCTGCTGAAGGACTACCTGAAGAAGCTTCCTCAGAACGACCCGGACCGCAGCGACGCAGAGA AATCATTAGAAATCATCGCCACAGCAGCCACCCACTCCAACAGCGCCATCAGAAAATCT GAAAACCTGAAGAAGCTGATGGAGATTTACGAGATGCTGGGAGAAGAGGAGGACATCGTTCATCCGTCCAACGAATTCATCAAGGAGGGCCACATCATGAAGCTGGCAGCCAGGAACACCTCCACCATGGACAGATACCTGTACCTG TTCAACAACATGCTGTTGTACTGCGTGCCCAAGTTCAGCCTGGGCGGACCCAAATACACGGTGCGGACCCGGATCGGGATCGACGGCATGAAGGTTCGGGAAACGAGCAACGAGGATCATCCTCACACCTTCCAGGTGTCGGGCAAAGAGCGGACGCTGGAGCTCCAGGCCAG CTCAGAGCAAGACAAGGCAGGATGGATCAAg GCTTTCCAGGAGACCATAGACATCTTCCAGCAGAAGAACGAGTCATTCAAGAACGCTCTGAAGGACGTGGAGGAGGTTTCG AAAGCTGAGCTGGGGAAGCGGGCCCCGCGCTGGATTCGTGACAATGAAGTGACGATGTGCATGAAGTGCAGGGAGCCTTTCAACGCCATCACACGGCGGCGGCATCACTGCAGAGCCTGCGGATAT GTGGTTTGCTGGAAATGCTCAGACAACAAGGTACACCTCGAATACGACAACCACAAGATGAACAAAGTCTGCAAAGACTGCTACTCCATGCTGACCGGGGAAGGGGTCACCGAGGGCCGAAGGAAGGGCATCCTGGAG ATCGAGGCGGCTCAGTTCACAGACAGCAGCATCATGTGTGGCTTCCTGCAGCACTCTGAGAAAGGAGGCAAGCTGTGGCAGCGGGTCTGGTGTGTGATCCCAGAGAAAGAGTGTCTGGTGCTCTACCTCTACGGAGCTCAACAG GACGTGAAGGCCCTGTGCACCATCCCGCTGCTGGGCTACACGGTGGAGGACGCGGACACGCCGGCCAGCTTCCGCCTGTCCCAGTCCAAGTTTGTCCACACCTTTGCTGCTGAGAGCGAGGAGCTGAAGCAGCGCTGGCTGAAGGTCATCCGAGCGGCGGTGACCGGAGAGGTGCCGGCGCGGCCCGAAACCAACGGCGGCGAGAACGGCGGCGCGCAGGAAGCTAATCCTGACGACCCCTAG